TCGTGCTGCCCGAAGTGGGCGGCGCAGGGCAGGTGCGGCTGGCCGAATCGCGCGTGGCGGTGATCGGGCTCGGCGGGATCGGAAGCCCTGCCCTGCAATATCTCGCCGCGAGCGGGATCGGCAGGCTCGCGCTGGTCGATGATGACGTGGTCGATGTCAGCAACCTCCAGCGGCAGACGATCTTCACCCAGCGCGATGTCGGCTATGGCAAGGCGGTATCGGCGCGGCGCTGGCTCGCCAATTTCGATGATGCCTTGCAGGTCGACGTCTCCGACGCGCGGATCACGCCCGAAAACGCCGCCAGCCTGATCGCAGGCGCGGACCTGGTGCTCGACGGTACCGACAATTTCGCCACCCGCCTCGCCGTATCGGACGCCTGCGTCGCGGCGAGAATTCCCTTGCTGTCAGCCGCCGTGGGCCGCTTTCAGGGGCAGGTCGGCGCTTTTGCCGGACACCTTGCCGGAGAGTCCTGTTATCGTTGCTTCGTCGGCGATGCCTTCGATGCCGAGGATTGCGACACTTGCGCGGATGACGGAATGCTCGGCGCGATGGCGGGCTGGGCGGGCAGTTTTGCCGCAATGCAGGCGGTCAAAGTGCTGCTGGCGGGGGTGAGCACGCTGGGCGATCCGCAATGGGGCCGCGTCCATATTCTCGACGGCATGGAGCCATCCTTGCGCACCATCCGCATCGGCAAGGACCCCGGCTGCCGAACCTGCGGCCCGGCTTCGGCCTGACCTGCGCCCGCCACGGCACGGCACGAAACTTCGCCCCGGCGCGGAACAAGCATCCCTCCTTCACGGTCGCCCCCTTCCCCAAGCAAGGAGGCTGACCCGATGAATTTCGACTTTGATATCGTGATGGTCCTGGCGCTGTTCACGATCGGCTCGGCGCTGGTGTACGGCATCGCCTCGTGG
This DNA window, taken from Porphyrobacter sp. ULC335, encodes the following:
- a CDS encoding HesA/MoeB/ThiF family protein, producing MTLSSARLDRFARHIVLPEVGGAGQVRLAESRVAVIGLGGIGSPALQYLAASGIGRLALVDDDVVDVSNLQRQTIFTQRDVGYGKAVSARRWLANFDDALQVDVSDARITPENAASLIAGADLVLDGTDNFATRLAVSDACVAARIPLLSAAVGRFQGQVGAFAGHLAGESCYRCFVGDAFDAEDCDTCADDGMLGAMAGWAGSFAAMQAVKVLLAGVSTLGDPQWGRVHILDGMEPSLRTIRIGKDPGCRTCGPASA